Proteins from a single region of Undibacterium sp. KW1:
- a CDS encoding cellulose biosynthesis protein BcsC codes for MVFKKKAIVFALLTVFFESETAFAQSALTQQLKEQAQFWQQRGRDDNAADIWRKLLKVDANNIDALMALSILEAKAGNPEQAKTYFSRLRGTQASSAQIRNVEQALRRGSNGGVGQLENARLLAKQGDTEAAVDAYKQIGDPSKLKGDAAFEYFQVLAGTKNGHAEARKGLEKLSKENPGNSKYALAYAQVLTYREPSRVEGMALLEGLSSRPDVGKQATESWRQSLSWMGMKPENAKYFNHYLEKHPDDQLIRDRMAGLTRPAAVTPPAVQTAQTVQTVKPAEIKLADKSVKTEKVDKSEKIDKTEKVDKHEKADKADKVDKVDKAAPKPKPVAENPIEKSRIAGFKALEDNEIEAAEAEFQGLIKNYPKNPMGYGGMGLVKMRQEEFIEARTFLHKAVDYSPAQSKDQWKQASDDASYWATVAEARNAFEDGDSTKGIDFLRKAIALNGKEPAGILQLADALQAENDLKGAEENYRRVLDADKTNIRALDGVIGVLVLQKRIADLEALSSIMLPRHLAIIANLKSEDLWNKAKAAEAAGDINTAQKMLEDAIMIKPDNAWLRMALARIYLKRDMPGQARALIEAMTNVEAPDPEALYVSALLSEMQQLWWEALNTLERVPAASRKKEMVDLQKRLWIRVQIDRITLLARRGNTSQASEILTQVEQVAGNDMEFTGTMANLYIQLGNKERGYAMLREAVQNTPKPAAGLLLQYAGTLMQANQEGELEAVMRRVAAMPNLQEAEITAFTQLQRVLAMRYAERAREAGDYATAYAYIQPMLIATPDDEMLLLTLARIYTASGDSASARELYVKVLQSDPENPEVLQGLVYAAMEARDLDNAEKYLSVLLRQEPDNPRYLALAGNVARAQGNNSRALSYFKKALALEQAQKTVVGSGPNGLRLVDTAPASAVNDFKVNPFADRKSGAPASAQQPQLKTVAPTSAPAPGPLLKEAPASNFTGGIFAPVGKPLTNSPAPANVPLNNVAPGSTQPKTIPSLPSLPPAPKAQPAPASVPAGSAPPPVNTLQPKMPTAVGAPPEPNRGRADTYSNGATMQSPYPEGKTMLAQYTPATPYVPPKTSYTATVPVPQQYAVSNSNSSKARPAKAANVSAEEAALLKEIDSINELKRTEVSVEVAARARSGEKGLSALTDVEIPIEARINTLGLGQFGLKIIPVVADAGTLYLNDPAVSGQFGRNAIVVERARYAKVPFTTIARQQGLSNVATLDEEAKGVALNLSYEIAGVRADIGSSPIGFPVQNVVGGLRWSGSDDGASLGIEIARRSVTDSYLSYAGAKDSLYGLTWGGITRTGVKIDTSYDGEDGGVYASLGYYGLTGKNVAKNTEAEVGVGAYWRAYKTNDFSFTTGLGLTSFFYQKNLRYFTYGHGGYFSPKSYVALGIPLEIAGRKGKFSYQLATSLGVQHFRELSALYYPNSATDQAELEQFAAANPTINIQTIYPGQTRTAFAFKVGGAAEYQLTPHLFLGGKISADNSGDFNDTSAALYLRYSFEPRKAPVTFPPVAPKAYYQGN; via the coding sequence ATGGTCTTCAAGAAGAAAGCGATAGTCTTTGCGCTTTTGACGGTTTTTTTTGAGAGCGAAACTGCGTTCGCGCAGTCAGCCTTGACACAGCAATTGAAGGAGCAGGCGCAGTTCTGGCAGCAACGTGGCCGTGACGATAATGCGGCAGATATCTGGCGCAAGTTGTTGAAGGTTGATGCCAATAATATCGATGCGCTGATGGCCTTGTCCATACTTGAAGCCAAGGCAGGCAATCCCGAGCAGGCCAAAACCTATTTTTCGCGTTTGCGTGGTACGCAGGCTAGTTCTGCACAAATACGTAATGTTGAACAGGCTTTGCGCCGGGGTAGCAATGGTGGCGTAGGCCAGCTGGAAAACGCCCGCTTGCTTGCCAAACAGGGTGATACTGAAGCCGCAGTCGATGCCTACAAGCAAATAGGTGATCCTTCCAAGCTCAAAGGCGATGCTGCCTTCGAATACTTCCAGGTTCTCGCCGGTACCAAGAATGGTCATGCCGAAGCCCGCAAGGGATTGGAAAAACTCAGCAAAGAAAATCCAGGCAACAGCAAATACGCGCTCGCCTATGCCCAGGTGCTGACTTACCGCGAGCCCAGCAGGGTAGAGGGCATGGCCCTGCTCGAAGGCCTCAGTAGCAGGCCCGATGTCGGCAAGCAAGCGACAGAATCCTGGCGTCAGTCCCTGAGCTGGATGGGCATGAAACCGGAAAATGCCAAATACTTCAACCATTACCTCGAAAAACATCCGGATGACCAGCTCATCAGGGACAGGATGGCGGGTTTGACCAGACCTGCGGCAGTTACTCCGCCAGCAGTGCAAACTGCACAAACCGTACAGACTGTAAAGCCGGCAGAGATCAAGCTCGCAGACAAGTCAGTGAAAACTGAAAAGGTCGATAAGTCTGAGAAGATAGATAAGACTGAAAAGGTCGATAAGCATGAGAAGGCTGATAAGGCTGATAAAGTTGATAAAGTTGATAAGGCAGCACCAAAACCCAAGCCAGTCGCAGAAAACCCTATAGAGAAGAGCCGCATCGCTGGTTTCAAGGCGCTGGAAGACAATGAGATAGAGGCTGCAGAAGCCGAATTCCAGGGGCTGATCAAAAACTATCCCAAAAACCCGATGGGTTATGGCGGCATGGGCCTGGTCAAGATGCGCCAGGAAGAGTTCATTGAGGCGCGTACTTTCTTGCATAAGGCAGTCGATTATTCACCCGCACAATCCAAGGACCAATGGAAGCAAGCTTCTGACGATGCCAGCTATTGGGCAACCGTGGCCGAGGCGAGGAATGCCTTTGAAGATGGTGACAGCACCAAAGGTATTGATTTCCTGCGCAAGGCGATTGCCCTGAATGGCAAGGAGCCAGCCGGTATCCTGCAGCTCGCTGACGCCTTGCAGGCAGAAAATGATTTAAAAGGCGCAGAAGAAAATTACCGCCGCGTCCTTGATGCAGACAAAACCAATATCCGCGCACTTGATGGTGTGATTGGTGTACTGGTTCTGCAAAAACGTATTGCTGATCTGGAAGCCCTGAGCAGCATCATGCTGCCACGCCATCTGGCCATCATTGCCAACCTGAAGTCTGAAGATTTGTGGAACAAGGCCAAGGCTGCTGAGGCTGCAGGTGACATCAACACAGCACAAAAAATGCTGGAAGATGCCATCATGATCAAGCCGGATAATGCCTGGCTGCGCATGGCACTCGCCAGGATTTATCTGAAGCGCGACATGCCAGGACAAGCACGTGCCCTGATCGAAGCCATGACCAACGTCGAAGCACCAGACCCTGAAGCGCTGTATGTCAGCGCCTTGCTCAGCGAGATGCAGCAACTCTGGTGGGAAGCCCTGAATACGCTGGAAAGAGTACCTGCAGCTTCACGCAAGAAAGAAATGGTGGATCTGCAAAAACGTCTGTGGATCAGGGTACAGATAGACCGTATCACCTTGCTGGCCAGGCGCGGCAACACCAGTCAGGCGAGTGAGATATTGACACAGGTAGAGCAGGTCGCTGGCAACGATATGGAATTCACCGGCACCATGGCGAACCTGTATATACAGTTGGGCAACAAGGAACGTGGTTACGCCATGTTGCGCGAGGCTGTGCAAAATACGCCCAAACCGGCAGCAGGTTTACTGTTGCAATATGCGGGTACCCTGATGCAGGCAAACCAGGAAGGGGAGCTCGAAGCCGTCATGCGCCGGGTAGCCGCCATGCCAAATCTGCAAGAGGCAGAAATTACCGCCTTCACCCAACTGCAAAGAGTATTGGCGATGCGCTATGCCGAGCGTGCGCGTGAAGCGGGCGATTATGCAACGGCCTATGCCTACATACAGCCCATGCTGATCGCCACCCCTGATGACGAGATGTTGCTGCTGACGCTGGCCCGTATTTATACGGCGTCAGGCGATAGCGCATCAGCGCGGGAATTGTATGTCAAGGTTTTGCAAAGCGATCCAGAAAACCCTGAAGTCTTGCAGGGCCTGGTCTATGCCGCGATGGAAGCACGTGATCTCGACAATGCAGAAAAATACCTGAGTGTGTTGCTGCGCCAGGAACCTGATAATCCGCGTTACCTGGCACTGGCAGGCAATGTCGCCAGGGCGCAGGGAAATAATAGCCGCGCCCTTAGCTATTTCAAAAAAGCGCTGGCACTCGAACAGGCACAAAAAACCGTGGTCGGCTCAGGCCCTAATGGTTTGCGTCTGGTGGATACAGCACCAGCCAGTGCGGTCAATGATTTCAAAGTCAATCCTTTTGCTGACCGTAAATCTGGTGCGCCTGCCAGCGCTCAACAACCGCAGTTAAAAACAGTAGCACCGACTTCGGCACCTGCACCGGGGCCACTCCTGAAAGAAGCACCAGCCAGTAACTTTACCGGCGGTATATTTGCGCCAGTCGGCAAGCCATTGACTAACTCGCCTGCTCCGGCCAATGTCCCATTGAATAATGTAGCGCCTGGCAGCACGCAACCAAAAACTATTCCAAGTTTGCCGAGCTTGCCACCAGCTCCCAAAGCTCAGCCTGCTCCGGCCAGTGTACCTGCGGGATCGGCACCGCCACCAGTCAATACCTTGCAGCCCAAGATGCCAACGGCAGTCGGTGCCCCACCAGAGCCCAATCGTGGCAGGGCAGATACCTATAGCAATGGCGCGACCATGCAAAGCCCTTATCCTGAAGGGAAAACCATGCTGGCGCAGTACACGCCAGCTACCCCGTATGTGCCGCCCAAAACCAGCTACACGGCAACAGTGCCGGTGCCGCAGCAATATGCTGTTAGTAATAGCAACAGTAGCAAAGCGCGGCCAGCGAAGGCAGCCAATGTGAGTGCAGAAGAAGCGGCGTTGCTGAAAGAGATAGATTCGATCAACGAACTCAAACGCACAGAAGTATCGGTCGAAGTCGCGGCCAGAGCACGCAGTGGAGAAAAAGGCCTGTCAGCGTTGACCGATGTAGAAATCCCGATAGAAGCCCGTATCAACACCCTCGGTCTCGGTCAGTTCGGTCTCAAGATCATTCCCGTGGTGGCCGATGCAGGAACTTTGTATCTGAACGACCCTGCTGTTTCAGGCCAGTTTGGCCGCAATGCCATCGTGGTAGAACGCGCCAGATACGCCAAAGTCCCGTTCACCACCATCGCCCGTCAGCAAGGCCTCTCCAATGTCGCCACACTCGATGAAGAAGCCAAAGGCGTCGCCCTCAACCTCAGCTACGAAATAGCCGGTGTCAGAGCAGACATAGGCTCCAGCCCCATAGGCTTCCCCGTACAAAATGTAGTCGGTGGCCTGCGCTGGAGTGGCAGTGATGATGGCGCCAGCCTAGGCATAGAAATCGCCAGACGCTCCGTGACAGACAGCTACCTCTCCTATGCCGGAGCCAAAGACAGCCTCTACGGACTCACCTGGGGTGGCATCACCCGCACAGGGGTCAAGATCGACACCTCCTATGACGGCGAAGATGGCGGTGTCTATGCCAGCCTGGGCTACTACGGCCTCACAGGTAAAAATGTTGCCAAGAACACCGAAGCAGAAGTTGGTGTCGGCGCCTACTGGCGCGCCTACAAAACCAATGACTTCAGCTTCACCACTGGTTTAGGGCTCACCTCGTTCTTCTACCAGAAAAACCTGCGCTACTTCACCTACGGACATGGCGGCTACTTCAGCCCCAAATCCTATGTCGCGCTCGGTATTCCGCTAGAGATAGCAGGACGCAAAGGCAAGTTCTCCTACCAGCTCGCCACCTCACTCGGTGTCCAGCATTTCCGCGAACTGTCGGCTTTGTATTACCCAAACTCAGCAACAGACCAGGCAGAGCTGGAGCAATTTGCAGCAGCCAACCCCACCATCAACATCCAGACCATTTACCCTGGTCAGACCAGGACAGCGTTCGCGTTTAAAGTGGGTGGAGCAGCAGAATACCAGCTGACGCCGCATTTATTCCTTGGTGGCAAGATCAGTGCAGATAACTCGGGAGATTTCAACGACACCTCGGCAGCCCTGTACCTGCGCTACAGCTTTGAGCCGCGCAAGGCCCCGGTGACGTTCCCGCCTGTCGCTCCCAAGGCGTATTACCAGGGTAACTGA